One window from the genome of Mugil cephalus isolate CIBA_MC_2020 chromosome 23, CIBA_Mcephalus_1.1, whole genome shotgun sequence encodes:
- the lig4 gene encoding DNA ligase 4, with the protein MEGTSRSDAAAQPSVAAQVPFLHLCNTLEKIQKSKARPDKSKILRDFIESWRKFHSALHKDDPKTTDSFYPAMRLIVPPFERERMAYGIKESMLAKLYIDVLGLPKNGPEANKLLNYRAPTTSQGEAGDFAGMAYFVLKKRCTSQGNLSIKDVNDFLDSVAINNASKKKDLVKKSLLHLITQSSALEQKWLIRMILKDMKLGISKETVLQVFHPDAAELYNVNTDLNKVCQQLHNPSVSLSEISIGLFSAFKPMLAAVANIRAVEKQMGNSPFYIETKLDGERIQLHKDGDVYKYFSRNAFEYTQQFGGSPLEGSLTPHIHNFFKSHVVSCILDGEMMAYNPTAETFMQKGSKFDIKKLMDDSELQTCFCVFDVLLINGQKLAKETLKKRYEMLQTVFTPVKGRIDVVPKADGRTMQEVVNALNDAIDKREEGIMVKDPLSIYKPDKRGEGWLKIKPEYMDGLMDELDLLIVGGYWGKGRRGGMMSHFLCAVAEAPKLGEKPTVFHSFCRIGSGYTMKELYDLGLKLAKHWKVYRKNNPPASILCGTEKPEVYIEPCNSVIIQVKAAEIVGSDMYKTNCTLRFPRIEKIRDDKEWHQCMTLAELDQFRSKASGKLASRHLHIGSDDPQKKKRKVAPKPKKVVGVIDHFKPQDLSGVAKETDMFEDVEFCILNGTEDHPKSELEKGVARCGGIVVQNPGRDTYCVIAGVENMRVKNLISSNQHDVVWAAWLLECLRQKEVVPWQPRHMIHMSPSTREHFAKEYDSYGDSYFVDTDEQQLREVFGRIDGAAAPAAVNVAQVEERCGWDDLPTSMFRPFTVYADSFADIGDPASAITATCVDIRALECRYHGGTVVQKLEEGVSHVIISEETRLGDLRTLRRRFRKKFKIVRESWVTDSIKAGYVMNDTDYLV; encoded by the exons ATGGAGGGGACTTCCAGAAGCGACGCCGCGGCTCAGCCGTCTGTTGCCGCTCAAGTTCCTTTCCTGCACTTGTGCAACACCTTGGAGAAAATTCAGAAGTCCAAAGCGCGTCCGGATAAATCGAAAATCCTTCGGGATTTCATCGAGTCGTGGCGGAAATTTCATTCGGCTCTCCACAAAGACGACCCCAAAACCACAGACTCGTTCTATCCCGCCATGCGCCTCATAGTCCCTCCTTTTGAACGAGAGCGAATGGCGTACGGCATCAAGGAGAGCATGCTAGCTAAGCTCTACATAGACGTGTTGGGCCTCCCAAAGAATGGCCCGGAGGCCAACAAGCTGCTGAACTATCGTGCCCCGACCACGTCCCAAGGGGAAGCTGGGGACTTTGCCGGCATGGCGTACTTCGTGCTGAAGAAACGCTGCACCAGCCAGGGGAACCTCAGCATCAAAGACGTCAACGACTTTCTGGACTCGGTGGCCATCAACAACGCCAGCAAGAAGAAGGACCTCGTGAAAAAGAGCCTGCTGCACCTCATCACCCAGAGCTCGGCTCTCGAGCAAAAGTGGCTCATCAGGATGATCCTGAAGGACATGAAGCTTGGGATCAGCAAGGAGACGGTCCTCCAAGTCTTCCACCCGGATGCTGCCGAGCTCTACAACGTCAACACGGACTTGAATAAGGTTTGCCAGCAGCTCCACAACCCCTCTGTGTCCTTAAGCGAAATCTCCATCGGACTTTTCTCCGCTTTCAAGCCCATGCTGGCAGCCGTGGCTAACATCCGCGCCGTGGAGAAACAAATGGGAAACAGCCCGTTTTACATCGAGACCAAGCTGGACGGGGAGCGCATCCAACTGCACAAGGACGGCGACGTGTACAAGTACTTCAGCCGGAACGCCTTCGAGTACACGCAGCAGTTCGGGGGGTCGCCGCTGGAGGGGTCGCTGACGCCTCACATCCACAACTTCTTCAAAAGCCACGTCGTGAGCTGCATCCTCGACGGCGAGATGATGGCGTACAACCCGACGGCGGAGACCTTCATGCAGAAGGGGAGCAAATTCGACATCAAGAAGCTGATGGACGACTCCGAGCTGCAGACGTGCTTCTGCGTGTTCGACGTGTTGTTGATCAACGGGCAGAAGCTCGCCAAGGAGACGCTGAAGAAGCGCTACGAGATGCTCCAGACGGTTTTCACCCCAGTCAAGGGGAGGATAGATGTGGTGCCGAAGGCCGACGGCAGGACCATGCAGGAGGTGGTCAACGCTCTCAATGACGCCATTgacaagagagaggaggggatcATGGTGAAGGATCCTTTATCTATCTACAAACCTGACAAGCGGGGGGAAGGATGGTTAAAGATTAAGCCAGAATATATGGATGGATTAATGGACGAGCTTGACTTGCTGATTGTTGGAGGTTACTGGGGGAAGGGAAGACGCGGGGGTATGATGTCCCATTTCTTATGCGCCGTAGCCGAAGCTCCGAAGCTTGGTGAGAAACCCACGGTTTTCCACAGCTTCTGCCGCATCGGCTCTGGCTACACCATGAAAGAATTGTATGATCTCGGGTTGAAGCTCGCCAAGCACTGGAAGGTCTACCGGAAAAACAACCCGCCGGCGTCAATCCTGTGCGGGACGGAGAAGCCGGAGGTCTACATTGAACCCTGCAACTCTGTCATCATCCAGGTGAAGGCGGCCGAGATAGTCGGAAGTGACATGTACAAAACCAACTGCACCCTGCGCTTCCCCAGGATCGAGAAGATCCGTGACGACAAGGAGTGGCACCAGTGCATGACCCTGGCGGAGCTGGACCAGTTCCGCAGCAAGGCGTCCGGGAAGCTCGCCTCGCGCCACCTCCACATCGGCAGCGACGACCCGCAAAAGAAGAAGCGCAAGGTGGCGCCCAAGCCCAAAAAGGTGGTCGGGGTCATCGACCACTTCAAGCCCCAGGACCTCTCCGGGGTCGCCAAGGAGACGGACATGTTCGAGGACGTGGAGTTCTGCATCCTGAATGGCACCGAGGATCACCCCAAGTCCGAGCTGGAAAAGGGCGTGGCCAG GTGCGGAGGAATTGTGGTTCAAAACCCGGGGCGGGACACCTACTGCGTGATCGCCGGCGTCGAGAACATGCGCGTGAAGAACCTGATATCATCCAACCAGCACGACGTGGTCTGGGCCGCCTGGCTGCTCGAGTGCCTGCGCCAAAAGGAAGTGGTCCCGTGGCAACCGCGCCACATGATCCACATGTCGCCCTCCACCCGGGAGCACTTCGCCAAGGAGTACGACAGCTACGGCGACAGCTACTTCGTGGACACGGACGAGCAGCAGCTGCGGGAGGTGTTCGGCCGGATTGACGGCGCGGCAGCGCCCGCCGCCGTCAACGTCGCGCAAGTGGAGGAGCGCTGCGGCTGGGATGACCTCCCCACCAGCATGTTCAGACCCTTCACTGTCTACGCGGACAGCTTCGCCGACATCGGCGACCCCGCCAGCGCCATTACTGCCACCTGCGTGGACATCAGGGCGCTGGAGTGTCGTTACCACGGAGGCACGGTGGTGCAGAAGCTGGAGGAAGGAGTTTCACATGTTATTATCTCAGAGGAAACGAGACTTGGGGATCTGAGGACCCTGAGACGCCGCTTTAGGAAGAAGTTTAAGATCGTGAGAGAGTCATGGGTGACTGATTCGATCAAAGCAGGGTATGTGATGAACGACACCGACTACCTGGTGTGA
- the LOC125000777 gene encoding insulin receptor substrate 2-like isoform X1, with product MASPPVTGGHLLSNGTNGVKKCGYLRKQKHGHRRFFVLREPTERCPARLEYYESEKKWRNKSAAKRVITLDSCLCVNKRADAKHKHLVALYTKDEYFAVAADNEQEQESWYTVLTDLIAEGKVYDSPASTSSLVGFEETSYGLLSPSAANYKEVWQVNLKSKGLGQIKNLTGVYRLCLSSRTISFVKLNSETPAVSLQLMNIRRCGHSDNFFFIEVGRSAVTGPGEFWMQAEDSVVAQNIHETILEAMKAMKELSEFRPRSKSQSASTNPISVPTRRNLNNLPPSQTGLVRRSRTDSMAATSPGRKFTSCRIRTASEGDGSVTRPVSMSISVNGSPTSPNSGSHFNRCHTLSSGRTCRMLESSSNLHHSRSMPVSNSPPAASSPISMSPRGGASISTPDKARRPFSCSASISGSLSDTGFMLCDDYSSSPGEPKFLPLTRSDTPDSLSSTPPSRDTSDPCGYMIMEGANGNRSGAGSEGLAFDKAYRKRTHSLTTPRQQRVVAPLSSASLDDYTLMRMAHGQNSHSASPKVCYPEDYGDIEIGSSRSSSSNLGDDGYMPMTPGVAPQSGKGDNYVPMSPMCVSAPKQIVNPRVHPQVAAGGGYKTNSPCSSSLEDSGYMRMFCGSKSSIESPDRHGEYMNMSPGNPPPLQTPPENYLGLLGGESVRPVYQNGSLTLPAKLQASKNDDNGQYVLMSPQSLRQRAGESDYYSVMHPSAAQTSPLSPSMPSPVRHNRAESLPYRGRLGRPNRLSLDTVRTLPRMNEHPLPGEPKSPGEYINIDFSCTRFSPPSIISTDSQCSSLGSSGGGPGRSSLTDYMNLELGSHSPKEADTPAGRLDTLPELSACSCSEEDGVYHVNGEKDSQGLGDEVKNDYTEMTFGMTSSPPQLVRQNCTSSQSSREGRLSLEDQGVPEHIGVFLLGATSSPPVDPDRSAKVIRANPQGRRRHSSETFSSTATVTPVFPSFARGDAVKRHSSVENISSRSSEGSDEECGSPVSRQSLAGYPNGLNYIALNLLDNRGVEKCEDLVGFKPTSSCKGGINGLHSTPYVCLGFKEAATTAKD from the exons ATGGCAAGTCCTCCGGTGACGGGGGGACACCTGTTATCTAATGGGACGAACGGCGTAAAGAAGTGCGGATACTTGCGGAAGCAGAAGCACGGGCACCGGCGCTTCTTCGTGCTCCGGGAGCCGACCGAGCGGTGCCCTGCCCGGCTGGAGTATTACGAGAGCGAGAAGAAATGGAGGAACAAGTCCGCCGCGAAACGGGTCATAACTTTGGACTCCTGTCTGTGCGTAAACAAGCGGGCCGACGCCAAACACAAGCACCTCGTCGCCCTCTACACCAAGGACGAATACTTCGCCGTGGCTGCAGACAacgagcaggagcaggagagctGGTACACGGTGTTGACTGATTTAATTGCCGAGGGGAAGGTGTACGACAGCCCCGCTTCCACGTCCTCTTTAGTGGGCTTTGAGGAGACCAGCTACGGGCTCCTCTCCCCTTCAGCTGCTAATTATAAGGAGGTATGGCAGGTCAACTTGAAATCCAAAGGTTTGGGTCAGATCAAGAACCTCACTGGAGTGTACAGGCTGTGTTTGTCCAGCCGGACCATCAGCTTTGTCAAACTGAACTCTGAAACCCCCGCTGTCAGTTTACAGCTCATGAATATCAGGAGATGCGGCCACTCGGACAACTTCTTCTTCATAGAGGTGGGCCGCTCAGCCGTGACGGGGCCGGGGGAGTTCTGGATGCAGGCGGAGGACTCCGTGGTGGCGCAGAACATCCACGAGACCATCCTGGAGGCCATGAAGGCCATGAAAGAGCTGTCCGAGTTCAGGCCGAGGAGCAAAAGCCAGTCTGCCAGCACTAACCCAATCTCTGTGCCCACGCGTCGCAACCTCAACAACCTGCCCCCCAGCCAGACCGGCCTGGTGAGGAGGTCCAGAACAGACAGCATGGCAGCCACGTCCCCCGGGAGGAAGTTCACATCCTGTCGGATCAGAACGGCCAGCGAAGGGGACGGCAGCGTGACGCGGCCCGTGTCCATGTCAATATCTGTGAACGGGAGCCCCACTAGTCCAAACTCTGGGAGTCACTTCAACAGGTGCCACACCCTCAGCAGCGGGCGCACCTGCAGGATGCTGGAGTCCAGCTCCAACCTCCATCACAGCCGGTCAATGCCGGTGTCCAACTCCCCTCCAGCTGCCTCCAGCCCCATTAGCATGTCCCCCAGAGGGGGGGCTAGTATCTCCACTCCGGACAAAGCCAGGAGGCCCTTCAGCTGCAGCGCCTCCATCTCCGGCTCACTTAGCGACACTGGCTTCATGCTCTGTGACGACTACAGCTCCAGCCCAGGTGAACCCAAGTTCCTCCCGCTGACCCGCAGCGACACCCCGGACTCCCTGTCCAGCACACCTCCGTCCCGGGACACGAGCGACCCGTGCGGTTACATGATAATGGAGGGAGCGAACGGCAACAGGTCTGGCGCCGGTAGCGAGGGTCTTGCTTTTGACAAGGCGTACAGGAAGCGAACCCACTCCCTCACGACGCCACGGCAACAGAGAGTGGTGGCGCCGCTGTCCTCAGCTTCCCTGGATGACTACACGCTAATGAGAATGGCCCACGGACAGAACTCCCACTCCGCCTCGCCAAAAGTGTGCTACCCAGAGGATTACGGTGACATAGAAATCGGTTCATCCAGGAGCTCCAGCAGTAACCTTGGCGACGATGGCTACATGCCCATGACGCCAGGTGTAGCGCCTCAGTCTGGCAAGGGCGACAACTACGTTCCCATGAGCCCCATGTGTGTGTCAGCACCGAAGCAGATTGTGAACCCTAGGGTGCATCCTCAGGTAGCTGCCGGCGGCGGCTACAAGACCAACTCTCCTTGCAGCAGCTCTCTGGAGGACAGTGGCTACATGAGAATGTTTTGCGGCTCCAAATCGTCAATCGAGAGCCCGGACAGACACGGCGAATACATGAATATGTCACCTGGAAACCCACCTCCGCTCCAGACCCCACCTGAAAACTACCTGGGACTGCTAGGCGGTGAATCAGTTAGGCCAGTCTACCAGAACGGCTCCCTCACGCTACCTGCTAAACTTCAGGCCTCCAAGAATGACGACAACGGTCAGTATGTGCTGATGAGCCCTCAGAGTTTGAGGCAGAGGGCAGGGGAGTCAGATTATTATTCAGTGATGCACCCCAGTGCAGCTCAGACGTCGCCGCTGAGCCCCTCGATGCCCTCCCCGGTCAGACATAATCGCGCCGAAAGCCTGCCGTACAGAGGGAGGCTGGGCAGGCCTAACAGGCTGTCTCTGGACACCGTGAGGACGCTGCCCAGGATGAATGAACATCCCCTTCCTGGAGAGCCCAAGAGTCCCGGAGAGTACATTAACATTGATTTCAGCTGCACCAGATTCTCCCCGCCCTCCATCATATCCACGGATAGCCAGTGTTCGTCGCTGGGCTCAAGCGGCGGGGGCCCGGGGAGATCGTCTCTGACAGACTACATGAACCTGGAGCTGGGCTCACACTCACCCAAGGAGGCTGACACTCCAGCGGGGCGCTTGGACACGCTCCCAGAGTTATCAGCGTGCTCCTGCTCAGAGGAGGACGGAGTGTACCATGTGAACGGTGAGAAAGACTCTCAGGGGCTCGGCGATGAGGTGAAAAACGACTACACCGAGATGACGTTTGGGATGACCAGCTCGCCACCACAGCTTGTTCGACAGAACTGTACAAG CAGCCAGAGCAGCAGGGAGGGAAGGCTCTCCCTGGAGGACCAGGGTGTCCCTGAACACATCGGGGTCTTCCTTCTCGGCGCCACCTCCTCCCCACCCGTGGACCCCGACCGCTCCGCCAAGGTCATCCGGGCCAATCCGCAGGGACGCCGGCGCCACAGCTCCGAAACCTTCTCCTCCACTGCCACCGTGACCCCGGTCTTCCCGTCCTTCGCCCGCGGCGACGCAGTGAAGAGGCACAGCTCGGTGGAGAACATCTCGTCCCGGAGCAGCGAGGGCTCGGACGAGGAGTGCGGCAGCCCGGTGAGCAGGCAGAGCTTGGCCGGATACCCCAACGGACTGAACTACATTGCCTTGAACCTGCTGGACAACAGGGGTGTGGAGAAATGTGAGGACCTCGTTGGCTTCAAACCCACCAGCAGCTGCAAAGGGGGTATCAATGGATTACACAGCACACCATATGTCTGTTTGGGATTCAAGGAGGCTGCAACCACTGCCAAAG ACTGA
- the LOC125000777 gene encoding insulin receptor substrate 2-like isoform X2 gives MASPPVTGGHLLSNGTNGVKKCGYLRKQKHGHRRFFVLREPTERCPARLEYYESEKKWRNKSAAKRVITLDSCLCVNKRADAKHKHLVALYTKDEYFAVAADNEQEQESWYTVLTDLIAEGKVYDSPASTSSLVGFEETSYGLLSPSAANYKEVWQVNLKSKGLGQIKNLTGVYRLCLSSRTISFVKLNSETPAVSLQLMNIRRCGHSDNFFFIEVGRSAVTGPGEFWMQAEDSVVAQNIHETILEAMKAMKELSEFRPRSKSQSASTNPISVPTRRNLNNLPPSQTGLVRRSRTDSMAATSPGRKFTSCRIRTASEGDGSVTRPVSMSISVNGSPTSPNSGSHFNRCHTLSSGRTCRMLESSSNLHHSRSMPVSNSPPAASSPISMSPRGGASISTPDKARRPFSCSASISGSLSDTGFMLCDDYSSSPGEPKFLPLTRSDTPDSLSSTPPSRDTSDPCGYMIMEGANGNRSGAGSEGLAFDKAYRKRTHSLTTPRQQRVVAPLSSASLDDYTLMRMAHGQNSHSASPKVCYPEDYGDIEIGSSRSSSSNLGDDGYMPMTPGVAPQSGKGDNYVPMSPMCVSAPKQIVNPRVHPQVAAGGGYKTNSPCSSSLEDSGYMRMFCGSKSSIESPDRHGEYMNMSPGNPPPLQTPPENYLGLLGGESVRPVYQNGSLTLPAKLQASKNDDNGQYVLMSPQSLRQRAGESDYYSVMHPSAAQTSPLSPSMPSPVRHNRAESLPYRGRLGRPNRLSLDTVRTLPRMNEHPLPGEPKSPGEYINIDFSCTRFSPPSIISTDSQCSSLGSSGGGPGRSSLTDYMNLELGSHSPKEADTPAGRLDTLPELSACSCSEEDGVYHVNGEKDSQGLGDEVKNDYTEMTFGMTSSPPQLVRQNCTSQSSREGRLSLEDQGVPEHIGVFLLGATSSPPVDPDRSAKVIRANPQGRRRHSSETFSSTATVTPVFPSFARGDAVKRHSSVENISSRSSEGSDEECGSPVSRQSLAGYPNGLNYIALNLLDNRGVEKCEDLVGFKPTSSCKGGINGLHSTPYVCLGFKEAATTAKD, from the exons ATGGCAAGTCCTCCGGTGACGGGGGGACACCTGTTATCTAATGGGACGAACGGCGTAAAGAAGTGCGGATACTTGCGGAAGCAGAAGCACGGGCACCGGCGCTTCTTCGTGCTCCGGGAGCCGACCGAGCGGTGCCCTGCCCGGCTGGAGTATTACGAGAGCGAGAAGAAATGGAGGAACAAGTCCGCCGCGAAACGGGTCATAACTTTGGACTCCTGTCTGTGCGTAAACAAGCGGGCCGACGCCAAACACAAGCACCTCGTCGCCCTCTACACCAAGGACGAATACTTCGCCGTGGCTGCAGACAacgagcaggagcaggagagctGGTACACGGTGTTGACTGATTTAATTGCCGAGGGGAAGGTGTACGACAGCCCCGCTTCCACGTCCTCTTTAGTGGGCTTTGAGGAGACCAGCTACGGGCTCCTCTCCCCTTCAGCTGCTAATTATAAGGAGGTATGGCAGGTCAACTTGAAATCCAAAGGTTTGGGTCAGATCAAGAACCTCACTGGAGTGTACAGGCTGTGTTTGTCCAGCCGGACCATCAGCTTTGTCAAACTGAACTCTGAAACCCCCGCTGTCAGTTTACAGCTCATGAATATCAGGAGATGCGGCCACTCGGACAACTTCTTCTTCATAGAGGTGGGCCGCTCAGCCGTGACGGGGCCGGGGGAGTTCTGGATGCAGGCGGAGGACTCCGTGGTGGCGCAGAACATCCACGAGACCATCCTGGAGGCCATGAAGGCCATGAAAGAGCTGTCCGAGTTCAGGCCGAGGAGCAAAAGCCAGTCTGCCAGCACTAACCCAATCTCTGTGCCCACGCGTCGCAACCTCAACAACCTGCCCCCCAGCCAGACCGGCCTGGTGAGGAGGTCCAGAACAGACAGCATGGCAGCCACGTCCCCCGGGAGGAAGTTCACATCCTGTCGGATCAGAACGGCCAGCGAAGGGGACGGCAGCGTGACGCGGCCCGTGTCCATGTCAATATCTGTGAACGGGAGCCCCACTAGTCCAAACTCTGGGAGTCACTTCAACAGGTGCCACACCCTCAGCAGCGGGCGCACCTGCAGGATGCTGGAGTCCAGCTCCAACCTCCATCACAGCCGGTCAATGCCGGTGTCCAACTCCCCTCCAGCTGCCTCCAGCCCCATTAGCATGTCCCCCAGAGGGGGGGCTAGTATCTCCACTCCGGACAAAGCCAGGAGGCCCTTCAGCTGCAGCGCCTCCATCTCCGGCTCACTTAGCGACACTGGCTTCATGCTCTGTGACGACTACAGCTCCAGCCCAGGTGAACCCAAGTTCCTCCCGCTGACCCGCAGCGACACCCCGGACTCCCTGTCCAGCACACCTCCGTCCCGGGACACGAGCGACCCGTGCGGTTACATGATAATGGAGGGAGCGAACGGCAACAGGTCTGGCGCCGGTAGCGAGGGTCTTGCTTTTGACAAGGCGTACAGGAAGCGAACCCACTCCCTCACGACGCCACGGCAACAGAGAGTGGTGGCGCCGCTGTCCTCAGCTTCCCTGGATGACTACACGCTAATGAGAATGGCCCACGGACAGAACTCCCACTCCGCCTCGCCAAAAGTGTGCTACCCAGAGGATTACGGTGACATAGAAATCGGTTCATCCAGGAGCTCCAGCAGTAACCTTGGCGACGATGGCTACATGCCCATGACGCCAGGTGTAGCGCCTCAGTCTGGCAAGGGCGACAACTACGTTCCCATGAGCCCCATGTGTGTGTCAGCACCGAAGCAGATTGTGAACCCTAGGGTGCATCCTCAGGTAGCTGCCGGCGGCGGCTACAAGACCAACTCTCCTTGCAGCAGCTCTCTGGAGGACAGTGGCTACATGAGAATGTTTTGCGGCTCCAAATCGTCAATCGAGAGCCCGGACAGACACGGCGAATACATGAATATGTCACCTGGAAACCCACCTCCGCTCCAGACCCCACCTGAAAACTACCTGGGACTGCTAGGCGGTGAATCAGTTAGGCCAGTCTACCAGAACGGCTCCCTCACGCTACCTGCTAAACTTCAGGCCTCCAAGAATGACGACAACGGTCAGTATGTGCTGATGAGCCCTCAGAGTTTGAGGCAGAGGGCAGGGGAGTCAGATTATTATTCAGTGATGCACCCCAGTGCAGCTCAGACGTCGCCGCTGAGCCCCTCGATGCCCTCCCCGGTCAGACATAATCGCGCCGAAAGCCTGCCGTACAGAGGGAGGCTGGGCAGGCCTAACAGGCTGTCTCTGGACACCGTGAGGACGCTGCCCAGGATGAATGAACATCCCCTTCCTGGAGAGCCCAAGAGTCCCGGAGAGTACATTAACATTGATTTCAGCTGCACCAGATTCTCCCCGCCCTCCATCATATCCACGGATAGCCAGTGTTCGTCGCTGGGCTCAAGCGGCGGGGGCCCGGGGAGATCGTCTCTGACAGACTACATGAACCTGGAGCTGGGCTCACACTCACCCAAGGAGGCTGACACTCCAGCGGGGCGCTTGGACACGCTCCCAGAGTTATCAGCGTGCTCCTGCTCAGAGGAGGACGGAGTGTACCATGTGAACGGTGAGAAAGACTCTCAGGGGCTCGGCGATGAGGTGAAAAACGACTACACCGAGATGACGTTTGGGATGACCAGCTCGCCACCACAGCTTGTTCGACAGAACTGTACAAG CCAGAGCAGCAGGGAGGGAAGGCTCTCCCTGGAGGACCAGGGTGTCCCTGAACACATCGGGGTCTTCCTTCTCGGCGCCACCTCCTCCCCACCCGTGGACCCCGACCGCTCCGCCAAGGTCATCCGGGCCAATCCGCAGGGACGCCGGCGCCACAGCTCCGAAACCTTCTCCTCCACTGCCACCGTGACCCCGGTCTTCCCGTCCTTCGCCCGCGGCGACGCAGTGAAGAGGCACAGCTCGGTGGAGAACATCTCGTCCCGGAGCAGCGAGGGCTCGGACGAGGAGTGCGGCAGCCCGGTGAGCAGGCAGAGCTTGGCCGGATACCCCAACGGACTGAACTACATTGCCTTGAACCTGCTGGACAACAGGGGTGTGGAGAAATGTGAGGACCTCGTTGGCTTCAAACCCACCAGCAGCTGCAAAGGGGGTATCAATGGATTACACAGCACACCATATGTCTGTTTGGGATTCAAGGAGGCTGCAACCACTGCCAAAG ACTGA